The window ACTCAGGTCCGTTCGGTTCGGTGATCCGGTAGTAGATGAAGGATGCAACGAAGTCGATAGCGATGAATATTGCCGCTGCCCCACCATGAAAATGAATAGACTTCCAAGCAGCAGCCCATCCTCCGCCAGCATAGGTGATGAGAGTAAAGGGAATTCCGAGCGCGATAAAAAACCCCCAGGCCATCCGAGCACCTAAGCTGATGATCCGTAGAGCGAGGAGGAATGCTCCAACCGCCAATCCGACGCTCAACCCGGTCAGGAAGCGAAGCAGGAACATGGCGGCGGCCCCCTCAACTCATTCCGTCCAGAGCGCGTTGTGACGCCTCACAGGATCAACAACCTTTGCTCGTCCCATGCTCCACCAGCCGGGCACTCTCTTCAAGCTACCCCTTCGATAGGGCCGGCGGGCCAGCGGTTCAGTCCTGCCCCGTGCGCGGCCCCAGCTCCCTATAGAGCGTGCGGCGGGACACCCGAAACTCACTGCAAATCTGGCTGATCGGCACCGCCGGGTTGGACCACAGCAGCTTGGCGAGCGCCAGCCGGTCGGGGGACAGGACCGGCTTGCGTCCCGGCTTGGCGCCCCGTGCCCGCGCGGCCGCCAGCCCGGCCATGGTGCGCTCTCGGATCAGCCCCCGCTCGAACTCGGCCAGAGCGGCGAACAGGTGGAACAGCAGTCGGCCGGTCGGCGTGGTGGTGTCCAGAGTCTCCGCCAGACTCCGCAGGCCGGCGCCGGCCCGCTCGATCCGGCGCACCAAGTCCAGCAGGTCCAGCAGCGACCGCCCCAGCCGGTCGAGCCGGACGATCACCACCACATCGCCGGGCCGCAGCGACCGCATCATCTCGGCCAGTCCCGGCCGCTCGGCCTTCGCCCCGCTCATCGTGTCGGTGTAGATGCGGGCCGGGTCCACCCCCGCCTCCATCAGCGCCGTGCGTTGCGCCTCAAGGTTCTGATCGGCCGTCGATACGCGCGCGTAGCCTAACAGCATAGTTCCCCGCGTGCCAAAATCCGTCACCACCCTATCATGGTGGCACGCTTGTTGTGGCACGAATTCTGGCACACTGCCCGGTGTTGCGGATCAACGGTCAGGGCGGAGGGGCCGACTCTTCACCCTGGCGTGCCACAAACGGCCATTTATGGCATCTACGCTCTTGCTCAATCGGAATCCGAGTAACAGCGGAACAGGATGCCCATTGGAGAGCACGACCCCGCCATTTTCGAGAAAACCATTCTACAACCTTTTCATGTAGGCGCCTCTGGAACGTTAGCCGATGCGGACCATTGAGAGCTTTGCTCTAGCGGAGAAAATGCGATGCACTACGAGCTGCAAACCCTCGTACTCTGTCCCGACACTAACGATGAGGTGTGTAGCAAGGTTTTGATGAAGGCCGCGAAGGAGCTGGAGGACAAGCTCAGATCGTGCCCCGGGGCGTGGTGTCTGAGGGAACGTAGGTGCTCTTCGGCGAGTTGAAGCCGCCGGTCTACTCCGCTGCGATGGACAGCGGGTCAGCGGTGGGAGGGTGGCACAGCTCGGTCAGGCTTTCCATGGTCATGTAGCGCCGGCACACCGCCCACTCGTCGTGTTGCTCCAGCAGCAAGGCACCGACCAAGCGGGTGACCGCTCCTTCCCCGGGGAAGATGCCGACGACGTTGGTGCGCCGTTTGATCTCGCCGTTCAGGCGTTCCAGCGGATTCGTGGAGTGCAGCTTGGTGCGCAGGTCCTTGGGGTAGGCCATGTAGGCCAGCACGTCGAACTCCGCCTCGTCCATCAGCGCCGCCAGCTTGGAGAACCGCGGCCGCAGGCTGTCGGCAACCCGGCGCCACTGCTCGTGCGCCGCCTCGGCGGTCTCCTGGGCAAACGCGGTGCGGATGGTGGCGGCGACCATCGTCTGGTGCGCCTTGCCCACGCAGGAGAGGAGATTCCGCATGCAATGAACGCGGCACCGCTGGAGTGTCGCGCCCAGCACCTTGGAGGCGGCGGCCTTCAGCCCGAGATGCGCGTCGGCGATCACCAGCTTCACGCCCCGCAGCCCCCGGCGGGTGAGCGAGCGCAGGAAGTCGCTCCAGAAGGTCTCCGCCTCCGACAGCCCGAGGCCGAGCCCCAACACCTCGCGTCGGCCGTCAGTGTTGACGCCGATCGCCAGTATGGCGGCGAGCGAGACGATGCGGCCGTCCTGGCGCACCTTCACGTAGGTCGCGTCCAGCCACACGAACGGCCAGTCGCCCTCCAGCGGGCGGGTCAGGAAGGCCTGCACGCGGTCGTCGATCTCTTCACACAAGCGGCTGACCTGGGACTTGGAGATGCCAGTCATGCCCATTGCCTTGACCAGCTCATCGACGTTGCGCGTCGAGATGCCCTGCACGTAGGCCTCCTGGATCACCGCGATCAGCGCCTTCTCCGCCGTGCGCCGCGGCTCCAGAAAGGCTGGGAAGTAGGAGCCGCGCCGCAGCTTGGGGATGCGCAGGTCGATGGCGCCGGCGCGTGTCTCCCAGGTCCGCTCCCGATATCCGTTGCGCTTGGTCAGCCGCTCGTCCGAGCGCTCACCGTAGCCGGCGCCGGTCAACGCCTCGACTTCCAGTTCCATCAGGCGCTGAGCGGCGAAGCCGACCATCTCGCGCAGGAAGTCGGCGTCGGCGCTCTTCCCAATCAGCTCGTGAAGAGCGATCCTGTCCTCGGTCATCGTGTCACTCCGTCTCGGTTGATGGTCGTCAAGCAACCTCAACTTAGCCGAAGAACACGGTGACCGCCCGTTCCCGGACGGCTGGCCCGCCTGCGCCAGCTATGGGGAGCGCTCCGGCGGGCCAGCCTCACGTCTCAGACACCACTCGGCGGGACACGGCCCAAGCTCAGAGCTGCTGGGGTCGGCTTTGTGGTGGAGGTGCGCGACATCAGACGAGGCACGAAGCTGTTCCGCAGCATCGATCCAGGCCTCTTGAAGGATCGGCGCCCCCCTTCCTCCTAGAACATAGAGGGGTGACGTCATAGAGGGCACGACGCGGAAACTTGCCGATCATCACCTGATCTTGCACCGTGCAAGCCCGGCATGCAGCAGAGAACCGCGACGTCCCCGCTCGTCTCGCCTGCGGGGGCGCGGCTGAGGGCCGTGAACTGGACGCGACCTGTCGGAGCTTCCAAACCCCTTCCGTCACAGACTGTCGAGGGACGGAAGTAAGCTCGTGGATCGGTAGAATGACAAGTGACAGCTCCACCAGCTCAGAGGCTGAGGCCAGGGGGAAAAAGCTGTCCGATCAGGGAGTGCGGTGACATTACGGCATGACGGGACATCAACCGGAAACCAGACCAATGGGCTACCGAGCGGGATGTGGGAAAAATCGAGCCGCTGTCAGTCACCTCGACCTGTCGGACAAGTTCCGGAATGAAGATGCAGGAATGAGCAAAGAACATTGCGCAAAACGACACTGATGCGGGACTTATAGCGCTTCGAAGTATATCTCGCTCAATATCTATCATACAATGATATGTCGATCTGTTGTTTTCAAGAAATACAGCGTTAATCCTGCGGGTGATTTTGTCAATATTTTATAGACGTGAAATGATTCGCTTTTTTTGTGGCCGATATTGCTTGAATATCATAGCGGAAATATAATCAATCATTACTATTGTTTAAGAAATTTGTCTAATCATGAGCACATAGTGAACCATTCAGAGAATGGAGGTGCTCATCCGCCTTCATTCAATGGGCCTGTCTCGCTTTGAAAAGCGAGCACGGCGCGGAAGGGCTCGTCAAAATGCAGATCAAATCGCTACAGGTGAAAATTGCGTCCCTTTCGGGACTTTGCGTCGCGGGCACGATCGCCGTCTTGGTAGGGTTCGGTATTGCCTCGACCAATGCGACGAACGAGTTCGTTGGGCAAAACGTCTCCGACATTCTGGAGAAGAAGACGAAGGAAGCCATTCAGAACCTGGCTTCCACCCAGGCGGGCCTGATCCGCTCGGAGTTCGAAACGGCGCTCAACGCCGCCCGGACCATGGCGCACAGCTTCGCGACCATGATCGATCCCAAGAACCCCGGGGCCGTTCCGGTGGATCAGCGCCGCGAGGCGCTGAACGGGATGCTGCTGAACGTGCTGAAGAACAACGAACTGTTCAACGGTACCTATACCGCCTGGGAGCCCGATGCGCTCGATGGGCGGGATGAGCAGTTCCGCAACAAGCGTGAGACCGGCACCGACGGCACCGGCCGCTTCATTCCCTACTGGAACCGCGACCAGAATGGCCGCATCGCCATGCAGCCGCTCGTCGAGTACGACAGCCGCGACCTGCACCCCAACGGCGTCATGAAGGGCGGCTGGTACATCGGTCCCAAGGAAAACGGCAAGGAAAGCGTGCTCGACCCGCTGCCCTACATCGTGCAGGGCAAGCAGGTCTTCCTCGCCACCCTCTCCGTACCGATCAAGTTGGACGGCAAGTTCTACGGCGTGGCCGGCGCCGACTTCAACCTGGACTTCGTCCAGAAGCTGACGACCCAGGTCAGCAAGTCGATCTTCGATGGCCGCAACGAAGTGGTGATCGTGTCCAACATGGGCCTGATCGTCGCGCACAGCACGAAGCCGGAACTGATCGGCCAATCCCTGTCGAAGATCAACAGCGGCTGGGAGCAGGATCTGGCCGTCGTCCGCTCCGGCCAGCCGAAGGTGGAGATCGAGCCAAGCTCGAAGATGCTGCGGACCTTCGCCCCGATCCAACTCGGCCATACCGGCAAGCCGTGGGCGGTGCTGATCCAGGTTCCGCAGAGTGTGGTTCTGGCCGACAGCGTCACGCTCGACGCCGCGCTGAACGACCGGGCGAACTCGAGCGTGCTGTGGCAGGTCGCCATCGCCCTGCTGGTGGCGGTCGCCGCGGTCGGCGTGATGTGGGTGATGGCCGGCGGCGTCGCCCGCCCGATCCGCGCCTGCGTCGGCTTCGCCGAGGGAATCGCCGCCGGCCGCTTCGACCAGACGCTGGAGGTCAAGCAGGTGGACGAGGTGGGGCTTCTGGCCGATGCGCTGCGCAAGATGCTGGCCGACCTCGTGCGGATGAACGCGCAGCGGACCGAGGACCAGAAGCGGGCGGAGGAGGAGCGGCGGACCGCCATGCTGCAACTCGCCGACGACCTGGAGGCCCGCGTGATGAGCGTCGTGGAGGGGGTGGACGGTGCCGCCCGCGCCATGAGCACGACGGCCCAGAGCATGACCAGCACCGCGCACCAGACCAGCCAGCAGGCCACCGTCGTCGCGTCGGCGTCGGAAGAGGCCAACGTGAACGTCCAGACCGTCGCCGCCGCGACCGAGGAGCTGTCCGGATCGATCCGCGAGATCGGTCAGCAGGTCAACCGGTCCGCCGACATCGCCCGCGAGGCCGTCAGCGCGGCGCAGCAGGCGAACGGACAGGTGATGGGCCTGAACGAGGCCGCGATGAAGATCGGCACGGTCGTGCAGCTCATCCAGTCGATCGCCGCCCAGACCAACCTGCTGGCGCTGAACGCCACGATCGAGGCGGCCCGCGCCGGCGAGGCGGGCAAGGGCTTCGCCGTGGTCGCCGGCGAGGTCAAGAACCTCGCCAACCAGACCGCCAAGGCCACCGAGGAGATCGCCGGCCAGGTCAACGACATGCAGCGCGTGACCAACGAGACGACGACGGTGATCAAGGGGGTCGGCAGCATCATCGGCCAGATCAACGACATCGCCACCGCCATTGCCGCTGCGGTGGAGGAACAGAACGCCGCGACGCTGGAGATCGCCCGCAATGTCCAGCAGGCGGCCAGCGGCACGCAGCAGGTTACGTCGAACATCGACGGTGTCCGTCAGGCCGCATCGGAAGCCAGCGAGTCCGCCGGGCAGGTGCTGACCGTCTCCGGCCAGCTCGCCGACGAATCGACCCGGCTGCGCGACGTGGTGACGAGCTTCCTATCGAAGGTTCGCGCCGCCTGATCGAGACAGAATGGCCTGAAACGGAAAGAGCCGGGGATTTTTCCCTGGCTCTCTTTTTGGAAGCGGCGTCAGCTCGTCGATCTACCCTAGGACCTAAGGGTGACATGACCTGGTCCGATAAAGTGACAGCGTGCATGTCAACGCGGCCGAGGGCTTCAATGATCGTGTTCGGCGCACGATTGTCGGCACCTTGCCACCATCCATCGAGGAGCAGGGCGCGGCGACCAACGAGATCGCCCGTAGCGTGCAGCAGGCGGCCGGCGGCACCCAGGGGGTCTCCAACAACATCGGTCAGGTGACGCAGCCGCCGGGGAAACCGGCAGTGCCGCCAGCCAGGTGATGTCCGCCTCCGGCGAACTGGTCCGTCAGGCGGAGTCGCTGCGTCACGACGTCGAGCAGTTCCTCACCGCCATCAAGGCTGCCTGATCGTTTGCCTGGCATCATGTCCCATGCCGCAGCCCCCTCCTCCGGAGGGTGTTGCGGCATGGGCATTTCAGCCCCGGCAGCACGTGATCTCTATATAGTTAGTTTAGCTGCTAAACCATGTTTGTAACCTGTTCGTTCATATTGCCAAGTTACATTCTGCGGTCCCATATTCAAGGGTAGTTACCCGCACATTCCCTCAACGGCAGACGCTGTTTTCCGCATGAGGCCCGGCACGCCGATGCGTGTCGGGCTCTTTTCTCGACGCTGCTGCAGTTGGCTGCAGCCTATCTGGTGTTCCGCTCCCAGAGATGGCAACCTCCACTATAATCGTTCGGAACGGCCTGTCCATGTGGTCCTGACTGCTTTGCACCCTGGAGCAAGCGTTCCGCGGCACTGGCGATATCATTGGCCATGGCCAGCAGTTCCCGGATCGCCTCGGTCTCACCCGCCAAGTCCAGGTTGGCCAGATC of the Azospirillum thermophilum genome contains:
- a CDS encoding IS256 family transposase — protein: MTEDRIALHELIGKSADADFLREMVGFAAQRLMELEVEALTGAGYGERSDERLTKRNGYRERTWETRAGAIDLRIPKLRRGSYFPAFLEPRRTAEKALIAVIQEAYVQGISTRNVDELVKAMGMTGISKSQVSRLCEEIDDRVQAFLTRPLEGDWPFVWLDATYVKVRQDGRIVSLAAILAIGVNTDGRREVLGLGLGLSEAETFWSDFLRSLTRRGLRGVKLVIADAHLGLKAAASKVLGATLQRCRVHCMRNLLSCVGKAHQTMVAATIRTAFAQETAEAAHEQWRRVADSLRPRFSKLAALMDEAEFDVLAYMAYPKDLRTKLHSTNPLERLNGEIKRRTNVVGIFPGEGAVTRLVGALLLEQHDEWAVCRRYMTMESLTELCHPPTADPLSIAAE
- a CDS encoding recombinase family protein, coding for MLLGYARVSTADQNLEAQRTALMEAGVDPARIYTDTMSGAKAERPGLAEMMRSLRPGDVVVIVRLDRLGRSLLDLLDLVRRIERAGAGLRSLAETLDTTTPTGRLLFHLFAALAEFERGLIRERTMAGLAAARARGAKPGRKPVLSPDRLALAKLLWSNPAVPISQICSEFRVSRRTLYRELGPRTGQD
- a CDS encoding methyl-accepting chemotaxis protein: MQIKSLQVKIASLSGLCVAGTIAVLVGFGIASTNATNEFVGQNVSDILEKKTKEAIQNLASTQAGLIRSEFETALNAARTMAHSFATMIDPKNPGAVPVDQRREALNGMLLNVLKNNELFNGTYTAWEPDALDGRDEQFRNKRETGTDGTGRFIPYWNRDQNGRIAMQPLVEYDSRDLHPNGVMKGGWYIGPKENGKESVLDPLPYIVQGKQVFLATLSVPIKLDGKFYGVAGADFNLDFVQKLTTQVSKSIFDGRNEVVIVSNMGLIVAHSTKPELIGQSLSKINSGWEQDLAVVRSGQPKVEIEPSSKMLRTFAPIQLGHTGKPWAVLIQVPQSVVLADSVTLDAALNDRANSSVLWQVAIALLVAVAAVGVMWVMAGGVARPIRACVGFAEGIAAGRFDQTLEVKQVDEVGLLADALRKMLADLVRMNAQRTEDQKRAEEERRTAMLQLADDLEARVMSVVEGVDGAARAMSTTAQSMTSTAHQTSQQATVVASASEEANVNVQTVAAATEELSGSIREIGQQVNRSADIAREAVSAAQQANGQVMGLNEAAMKIGTVVQLIQSIAAQTNLLALNATIEAARAGEAGKGFAVVAGEVKNLANQTAKATEEIAGQVNDMQRVTNETTTVIKGVGSIIGQINDIATAIAAAVEEQNAATLEIARNVQQAASGTQQVTSNIDGVRQAASEASESAGQVLTVSGQLADESTRLRDVVTSFLSKVRAA